In Mus caroli chromosome 9, CAROLI_EIJ_v1.1, whole genome shotgun sequence, a single window of DNA contains:
- the LOC110302528 gene encoding IQ domain-containing protein F6-like isoform X2: protein MVRRALLDAALGAWAIQCWWRSVQTKIVEQKRRLALKLYTCQEWAVVKVQAYVRMWQARRRFLQARQAACIIQTHWRWHASQSQGMIHSRYEVKASRLELDIEILVT, encoded by the coding sequence ATGGTCCGCCGAGCACTACTGGATGCAGCACTTGGAGCGTGGGCCATCCAGTGCTGGTGGAGGTCAGTGCAAACCAAGATAGTGGAGCAAAAACGGCGCTTGGCACTAAAACTCTACACCTGCCAGGAATGGGCAGTGGTGAAGGTGCAGGCATATGTCCGCATGTGGCAGGCCCGCAGACGATTCCTCCAGGCACGACAAGCAGCCTGCATTATCCAGACTCACTGGCGCTGGCATGCTAGCCAAAGCCAAGGTATGATCCACAGCCGCTATGAGGTCAAAGCCAGCCGGCTGGAGCTTGACATCGAAATCCTTGTGACCTAG
- the LOC110302528 gene encoding IQ domain-containing protein F6-like isoform X1: MTDEWTLKTKAMDIKTVNTDLSKETCPVDNEQSVKLEKTAIKIQSWWRGNMVRRALLDAALGAWAIQCWWRSVQTKIVEQKRRLALKLYTCQEWAVVKVQAYVRMWQARRRFLQARQAACIIQTHWRWHASQSQGMIHSRYEVKASRLELDIEILVT; the protein is encoded by the exons ATGACGGATGAGTGGACTCTAAAGACCAAGGCCATGGACATAAAAACTGTGAATACAGACCTTTCAAAAGAGACCTGCCCAGTGGATAATGAGCAGAGTGTGAAG TTAGAGAAGACAGCCATAAAGATACAGTCATGGTGGCGTGGCAACATGGTCCGCCGAGCACTACTGGATGCAGCACTTGGAGCGTGGGCCATCCAGTGCTGGTGGAGGTCAGTGCAAACCAAGATAGTGGAGCAAAAACGGCGCTTGGCACTAAAACTCTACACCTGCCAGGAATGGGCAGTGGTGAAGGTGCAGGCATATGTCCGCATGTGGCAGGCCCGCAGACGATTCCTCCAGGCACGACAAGCAGCCTGCATTATCCAGACTCACTGGCGCTGGCATGCTAGCCAAAGCCAAGGTATGATCCACAGCCGCTATGAGGTCAAAGCCAGCCGGCTGGAGCTTGACATCGAAATCCTTGTGACCTAG